The Indicator indicator isolate 239-I01 unplaced genomic scaffold, UM_Iind_1.1 iindUn_scaffold_69, whole genome shotgun sequence genome includes a window with the following:
- the EXOSC4 gene encoding exosome complex component RRP41 produces the protein MAAAELLSDEGYRLDGRRPSELRKVRARMGVFEQADGSAYIEQGNTKALAVVYGPHELRGSRSRALPDRALVHCQYSLAAFSTSERRRRPPHGDRQTAELALHLRQTFEAAILTQLYPRSQIDIYVQILQADGGNYCAGVNAATLALMDAGIPMKDFVCAISAGLAADTALADLSWPEEAAGGPQLALALLPASGQIALLQLSARLHQQRLELALEAALEACRALHAVLDAVVRERLRQASQALGD, from the exons ATGGCGGCGGCCGAGCTGCTGTCGGATGAGGGCTATCGGCTGGACGGGCGGCGGCCCAGCGAGCTGCGCAAGGTGCGGGCTCGCATGGGCGTGTTCGAGCAGGCCGACGGCTCGGCCTACATCGAGCAGGGCAACACCAAGGCGCTGGCCGTTGTCTACGGGCCCCATGAG CTGCGGGGCTCCCGGAGCCGGGCGCTGCCGGACCGGGCACTAGTGCACTGCCAGTACAGCCTGGCCGCCTTCAGCACCAGCGAGCGACGGCGGCGGCCCCCCCATGGCGACCGACAGACAGCGGAGCTAGCGCTGCACCTCCGTCAGACCTTCGAGGCCGCCATCCTGACCCAGCTGTACCCCCGCTCCCAGATAGACATCTACGTGCAG ATCCTCCAAGCAGACGGTGGCAATTACTGCGCAGGGGTGAACGCAGCCACACTGGCACTGATGGACGCTGGCATCCCCATGAAGGACTTTGTCTGTGCCATCTCGGCTGGGCTGGCGGCAGACACAGCGCTGGCAGACCTGAGCTGGCCCGAGGAGGCGGCTGGGGGcccacagctggcactggcactgctgccagcctcgGGGCAgattgccctgctgcagctcagcgcCCGCCTGCACCAGCAGCGCCTGGAGCTGGCACTGGAGGCAGCGCTGGAAGCCTGCCGGGCACTGCACGCTGTGCTGGATGCTGTGGTGAGGGAGAGGCTGCGCCAGGCCAGCCAAGCGCTTGGGGACTGA
- the OPLAH gene encoding 5-oxoprolinase encodes MAAAAAPVPSGFQFAIDRGGTFTDVFARCPGGRVRVLKLLSEDPAYDDAPTEGIRRVLEEETGVPVPRDQPLDTSGIEWIRMGTTVATNALLERQGERLALLVTRGFRDLLHIGSQARPHIFDLEVAVPEVLYEEVIEVDERLIPHQPGCQLPGTEAMPLLQGSTGGALQVQRPLDLAALRRELERVLARGITSLAVLLLHSYAWPGHEEQVGALARELGFQHVSLSSAVAGMVRAVPRGYTACADAYLTPCIHRYLRSFRAGFTHQLQEVPVLFMRSDGGLTPMQHFSGARAILSGPAGGVVGYAVTTPRAHAQPVIGFDMGGTSTDVSRFAGAYEHVFEATTAGISIQAPQLDINTVAAGGGSRLFFRSGLYVVGPESAGANPGPACYRKGGPLTVTDANLCLGRLLPEFFPHIFGPGEDQPLCRETAARAFRELAATIDAFRASATTTCQPLSVEEVAMGFVRVANEAMCRPIRALTQARGHDTTRHVLACFGGAGGQHACAIARALGMARVFIHKYSGVLSAYGLALADVVHEAQTPCALRYEPAAFAQLDERIAVLERQCQEALRAQGFTGDQIHTEAFLHLRYEGTDCSLMCSAKGHPPTDSSCRAGDFHAAFTSRYQVEFGFTIPQRPVLVDDVRVRGTGTSGICCETPMAPSGKPPRVETVTQCYFEGGYLETPVFLLQDLACDHSIPGPAILIDQNSTIVVEPGCTASLTPFGDISIDVGSGPPQAVGPHLDPVQLSIFSHRFMSIAEQMGRILQRTAISTNIKERLDFSCALFGPDGGLVSNAPHIPVHLGAMQETVQFQIRNLGEDLHAGDVILSNHPCAGGSHLPDLTVITPVFWPDVPKPVFFVASRGHHADIGGITPGSMPPHSKALCEEGAVFVSFKLVKDGVFQEEAVTEALLSPGHIPGCSGSRNLQDNLSDLRAQVAANQKGIQLVTELICHYGLPVVQAYMAHIQANAEVAVREMLKDFAARWGTAVEAEDFMDDGTPIRLRVQVDPQEGSATFDFSGTGTEVYGNCNAPRAITLSALIYCLRCMVGQDIPLNQGCLAPVRVLIPKGSILDPSSEAAVVGGNVLTSQRVVDVIFRAFGVCAASQGCMNNVTFGSARGGYYETVAGGAGAGPHWGGRSGVHSHMTNTRITDPEILELRYPVVLQRFELRRGSGGAGQQRGGDGVVRELLFREPLELAVLSERRARPPYGLRGGSPGAPGLNLLLLRDGRTINLGGKTSVPVKPGDVFRLLTPGGGGFGAPGDGDGDTAQPRAPQSFVERGSVFEYRRAQEAV; translated from the exons atggcggcggcggcagctCCGGTTCCCAGCGGGTTCCAGTTCGCCATCGATCGCGGCGGGACCTTCACCGACGTCTTCGCCCGGTGCCCCGGCGGCCGCGTTCGTGTCCTCAAGCTGCTCTCCGAGGACCCTGCTTACGATGACGCCCCCACCGAGGGGATCCGCCGCGTCCTGGAGGAG GAGACAGGGGTGCCAGTGCCACGGGACCAGCCCTTGGACACCTCTGGCATCGAATGGATCCGCATGGGCACCACGGTGGCCACCAACGCGCTGCTGGAGCGCCAGGGTGAGcgcctggcactgctggtgaCCCGCGGCTTCCGCGACCTCCTGCACATCGGCAGCCAGGCCCGGCCCCACATCTTTGACCTG gaggtggcagtgcCAGAGGTGCTGTACGAGGAGGTGATCGAGGTGGACGAGCGGCTCATCCCACACCAGCCCGGCTGTCAGCTCCCGGGCACCGAGGCCATGCCGCTGCTGCAAG GCTCGACGGGAGGTGCCCTGCAGGTGCAGCGCCCGCTGGACCTTGCAGCGCTGCGGCGGGAGCTGGAGCGGGTGCTGGCACGGGGCATCACCagtctggctgtgctgctgctgcactcctATGC CTGGCCTGGGCATGAGGAGCAAGTCGGGGCACTAGCACGGGAACTGGGCTTCCAGCACGTGTCGCTGTCATCGGCGGTGGCGGGCATGGTGCGGGCAGTGCCACGCGGGTACACAGCCTGCGCAGATGCCTACCTCACTCCCTGCATCCACCGCTACCTGCGCAGCTTCCGTGCCGGCTTCACTCACCAGCTGCAG GAGGTGCCGGTGCTGTTCATGCGCTCGGACGGGGGCCTGACGCCCATGCAGCACTTCAGCGGTGCCCGCGCCATCCTGTCGGGCCCGGCGGGCGGCGTGGTTGGCTACGCTGTCACCACCCCCCGTGCCCACGCCCAGCCCGTCATCGGCTTCGACATGGGAG GGACTTCGACCGACGTCAGCCGCTTTGCGGGCGCCTACGAGCACGTCTTCGAGGCCACCACCGCTGGCATCAGCATCCAGGCACCGCAGCTCGACATCAACACCGTGGCGGCTGGGGGGGGCTCCCGCCTCTTCTTCAG GTCCGGGCTCTACGTGGTTGGCCCTGAGTCAGCGGGTGCCAACCCTGGCCCAGCCTGCTATCGCAAAG GGGGCCCGCTGACCGTCACTGATGCCAACCTGTGCCTGGGCCGCCTGCTGCCCGAGTTCTTCCCACACATCTTCGGGCCAGGCGAGGACCAGCCCCTGTGCCGTGAGACAGCGGCGCGGGCATTCCGCGAGCTGGCTGCCACCATCGACGCCTTCCGCGCCAGTGCCACCACCACGTGCCAGCCGCTCTCGGTGGAGGAGGTGGCCATGGGCTTTGTGCGGGTGGCCAACGAGGCCATGTGCAGGCCCATCCGTGCCCTGACACAG GCTCGGGGCCACGACACCACCCGCCACGTACTGGCCTGTTTTGGGGGCGCGGGCGGGCAGCATGCCTGTGCCATCGCCCGTGCCCTGGGCATGGCCCGCGTCTTCATCCACaa GTACAGCGGGGTGCTGTCGGCCTACGGGCTGGCACTGGCAGATGTGGTACACGAGGCACAGACCCCTTGTGCCCTCCGCTACGAGCCGGCTGCCTTCGCTCAGCTGGACGAGCGCATCGCCGTGCTGGAGCGCCAGTGCCAGGAGGCACTGCGGGCACAGGGCTTCACCGG GGATCAGATCCACACGGAAGCCTTCCTGCACCTGCGCTATGAGGGCACCGACTGCTCCCTGATGTGCTCTGCCAAGGGGCACCCAcccactgacagctcctgccgTGCTGGTGACTTCCACGCTGCCTTCACCAGCCG GTACCAGGTGGAGTTTGGCTTCACCATCCCGCAGCGCCCAGTGCTGGTGGACGACGTCCGGGTGCGGGGCACCGGCACCAGTGGCATCTGCTGCGAGACCCCCATGGCACCCAGCGGGAAACCACCCCGCGTGGAGACG GTGACCCAGTGCTACTTCGAAGGGGGGTACCTGGAGACCCCTGTGTTcctgctgcaggacctggccTGTGACCACAGCATCCCTGGCCCCGCCATCCTCATCGACCAGAACAG CACCATCGTGGTGGAGCCAGGCTGCACTGCCAGCCTCACTCCCTTTGGTGACATCTCCATCGATGTGGGCTCAGGCCCCCCCCAGGCCGTGGGCCCCCACCTGGACCCTGTCCAGCTCTCCATCTTCTCCCACCGCTTCATGAGCATCgcag AGCAGATGGGCCGCATCCTGCAGCGCACAGCCATCTCCACCAACATCAAGGAGAGGTTGGACTTCTCCTGTGCGCTCTTTGGGCCGGACGGGGGGCTGGTGTCCAACGCCCCCCACATCCCTGTCCACCTGGGGGCCATGCAGGAGACTGTCCAGTTCCAG ATCCGGAACCTGGGTGAGGACCTTCATGCAGGGGACGTCATCCTGAGCAACCACCCCTGCGCGGGGGGCAGCCACCTCCCTGACCTCACTGTCATCACCCCT GTCTTCTGGCCAGATGTCCCCAAGCCGGTGTTCTTCGTGGCCAGCCGCGGGCACCATGCCGACATCGGGGGCATCACACCTGGCTCCATGCCACCCCACTCCAAGGCACTGTGTGAGGAGGGCGCCGTCTTCGTGTCCTTCAAACTGGTGAAGGATGGAGTCTTCCAGGAGGAGG ctgtgaCAGAGGCGCTGCTGTCCCCGGGCCACATCCCAGgctgcagtgggagcaggaACCTGCAGGACAACCTCTCGGACCTGCGGGCACAGGTGGCTGCCAACCAGAAGGGCATCCAGCTGGTGACCGAGCTCATCTGCCACTACGGACTGCCTGTCGTCCAGGCCTACATGGCCCACATCCAG gcCAACGCTGAGGTGGCTGTCAGGGAGATGCTGAAGGACTTTGCTGCACGCTGGGGCACGGCGGTGGAGGCCGAGGACTTCATGGATGATGGGACACCCATCCGGCTGCGGGTGCAGGTGGACCCCCAGGAG GGCAGTGCCACCTTTGATTTCTCGGGCACGGGGACAGAGGTTTATGGCAACTGCAACGCCCCGCGTGCGATCACcctctctgccctcatctactgCCTGCGCTGCATGGTGGGACAGGACATCCCGCTCAACCAG GGCTGCTTGGCCCCGGTCCGGGTGCTGATCCCCAAGGGCTCCATCCTGGACCCCTCCTCCGAGGCTGCCGTGGTGGGGGGCAACGTCCTGACCTCCCAGCGCGTGGTGGACGTCATCTTCAGAGCTTTTGGGGTCTGTGCCGCCTCCCAG GGCTGCATGAACAACGTCACCTTCGGCTCGGCCCGGGGGGGCTACTACGAGACGGTGGCAGGGGGCGCAGGGGCCGGCCCGCACTGGGGTGGTCGCAGCGGAGTGCACAGCCACATGACCAACACCCGCATCACCGACCCCGAGATCCTGGAGCTGCG GTACCCGGTGGTGCTGCAGCGCTTCGAGCTGCGCCGGGGGTCGGGGGGCGCCGGCCAGCAACGGGGGGGCGATGGCGTGGTGCGGGAGCTGCTGTTCCGGGAGCCCCTGGAGCTGGCGGTGCTGAGCGAGCGCCGAGCGCGGCCCCCCTACGGCCTCAGGG GGGGCAGCCCAGGAGCCCCAGGActcaacctgctgctgctccgtGACGGACGAACCATCAACCTGGGGGGCAAGACCTCAGTGCCCGTGAAACCAGGG GATGTCTTCCGCCTGCTGACCCCCGGTGGGGGTGGCTTTGGGGCccctggggatggggatggtgaCACTG CGCAGCCTCGAGCACCCCAGAGCTTCGTGGAGCGCGGCAGTGTCTTCGAGTACCGGCGGGCACAGGAGGCTGTTTAA
- the LOC128980174 gene encoding sphingomyelin phosphodiesterase 5-like: MACGGGANSSAGASGQEQGEAAIPLSPLSSAEASQEPPDMALPQSPFRYRALAALEVVAEGLLAPAYWALNHLLDLQPTTAERGRQQQQRCGQCCGCARRAVVAMACATLLLIWLPVGVLGLLLWLPLQASRRPFAYQYTVGTVPVQPWDLRQCRTFTFLSANVCLLPSGLAKFSNLGQTPQRAAYVARHLAPAAPEPAGDRASLVEAWHGDANSYGGTLGTSGRDSGSVVVEMPLMEESVPLVPPVLSERFPADADFVCLQEVFDPVAATILRRCLAGTFPHLLWDVGARGLWHGQLRVLGSGLLLASRYPLLAAGYHGFPNGAGEDALAAKGLLLAQVLLGRARGQRLVGYVACTHLQAPAADATIREEQLTLMLRWLWQFRQAEQRHGDLVAFDVLCGDLNFDNCSSGDALNQRHQLFQVYQDPCRHAPGQDQPWAIGTLLNYLKIYEEPVSTPEKMKRTLSQPGGRHQFLAAPILSSGTPDPAAGDEWQGRRVDYILYRADTQLRTEAAEVSFITQLATRSDHLPVALRLRVAPDIP, translated from the exons ATGGCGTGTGGAG GTGGCGccaacagcagtgctggagcctccggacaggagcagggggaggctgccATCCCCCTGAGCCCCCTATCTAGCGCCGAAGCCTCCCAGGAGCCCCCGGACATGGCGCTGCCGCAGTCACCATTCCGCTACCGGGCACTGGCGGCTCtggaggtggtggcagaggggctgctggCACCTGCGTACTGGGCCCTCAACCATCTCCTGGACTTGCAGCCCACCACAGCCGAGCGtgggcggcagcagcagcagcggtgTGGGCAGTGCTGCGGCTGTGCCAGGCGGGCAGTGGTGGCCATGGCCTGTGCCACCTTGCTGTTGATCTGGCTGCCCGTGGgcgtgctggggctgctgctgtggctgcctctgcaGGCGTCCCGGCGACCCTTTGCCTATCAGTACACAGTGGGCACAGTGCCAGTGCAGCCCTGGGACCTCCGCCAGTGCCGAACCTTCACCTTCCTCAGTGCCAACGTCTGCCTGCTGCCCAGCGGCCTGGCCAAGttcagcaacctgggccagaCACCGCAGCGTGCCGCCTACGTCGCCCGACACCTGGCACCAGCCGCACCAGAGCCTGCTGGTGACCGTGCCAGCCTGGTTGAGGCGTGGCATGGCGATGCCAACAGCTATGGAGGGACTCTTGGCACCTCAGGGCGGGACAGTGGCAGTGTGGTGGTGGAGATGCCCTTGATGGAGGAGTCAGTGCCGCTGGTGCCCCCGGTGCTGTCCGAGCGCTTCCCGGCCGACGCGGACTTCGTGTGCCTGCAGGAGGTGTTCGACCCTGTGGCTGCCACCATCCTGCGCCGGTGCCTGGCGGGCACCTTCCCGCACCTGCTGTGGGACGTGGGTGCCCGGGGACTGTGGCACGGGCAGCTGCGGGTGCTGGGCAGcggcctgctcctggccagccgGTACCCACTGCTAGCTGCCGGCTACCATGGCTTCCCCAACGGTGCCGGCGAGGATGCACTGGCGGCCAAGGGGCTGCTGCTTGCCCAG gtgctgctgggccGGGCACGGGGGCAGCGGCTCGTTGGGTACGTGGCCTGCACCCACCTCCAGGCACCCGCAG CCGACGCCACCATCCGTGAGGAGCAGCTGACGCTGATGCTGCGCTGGCTGTGGCAGTTCCGCCAGGCGGAGCAGAGGCACGGGGACCTGGTGGCCTTTGATGTCCTCTGTGGGGACCTCAACTTCGACAACTGCTCCTCAG GTGATGCCCTCAACCAGCGGCACCAGCTCTTCCAGGTCTACCAGGACCCTTGCCGCCACGCGCCGGGGCAGGACCAGCCCTGGGCCATAG GGACCCTGCTCAACTACTTGAAGATCTATGAGGAGCCTGTGTCCACCCCAGAGAAGATGAAAAG GACGCTGTCCCAGCCTGGTGGCCGCCACCAGTTCCTGGCTGCCCCAATCCTGTCCTCGGGCACCCCGGACCCTGCGGCTGGTGACGAGTGGCAGGGCCGGCGTGTGGACTACATCCTGTACCGTGCTGACACCCAGCTGCGCACC GAGGCAGCTGAGGTCTCCTTCATCACCCAGCTGGCCACACGCTCTGACCACCTGCCTGTGGCCCTTCGCCTGCGTGTGGCCCCTGACATCCCCTGA